A region of the Hyperolius riggenbachi isolate aHypRig1 chromosome 9, aHypRig1.pri, whole genome shotgun sequence genome:
ctggtgtaaaagagccctaagcGCTGAAAAAAcctctctagtgggttccagcccttacactcaaaagaggaaaaaaaaaggattccATTTATGTTCCGCTAATTTCCCTGACTTACGATAAAGCAgtcatagtagtagtagtagcaatgTAATTCTCCCCAAATTAATCCAGTTTGTACAATTTTATAGGAATTTCTCTGGAAAATAATGCTAGCATTTCTAATCATTTATTCACATCCATACGCAGGACAGACTTTTACATAACTTTGGCTCAGTTCTCTCAAATGTGTATTAAGCTTCTAGGAGAGTTTCACGATGGTAAACAAAACCGTATTATCTGAGTTGTATCTGTCTGGCATGTCGGATTTTCCACATCTTCAGTTCCTTCTCTTCctgctttttctcctgatttacaGTATAACCCTAATTGGAAACCTCCTTATCATCTTCCTTATAGTCTCTGACTCACACCTTCATACTCCTATGTACTTCTTCCTTGGAAACCTGGCTTGTCTTGACTTGGGGGGTTCTTCGCTTACCACTCCAAGGATGCTGTTTGACCTCAGTACCAACACCAGGGTCATTTCCATCCCAGCATGCCTGACCCaagtctttttcttcatcttttttGCCAGCTCTGAAATACTTTTATTGTCTGTCATGTcttatgatcgttaccttgccatctGTAGACCTCTACATTATTTTTACATCATGCAATGGAAGATGTGTGTCCAGTTAGCTCTTGGTGTTTGGACTCTTGGGATGATCTACTCTTTGGTGCACTCGCTCATAACCCTGAGGCTGATGTTCTGTGACTCGAA
Encoded here:
- the LOC137533452 gene encoding olfactory receptor 1C1-like — encoded protein: MVNKTVLSELYLSGMSDFPHLQFLLFLLFLLIYSITLIGNLLIIFLIVSDSHLHTPMYFFLGNLACLDLGGSSLTTPRMLFDLSTNTRVISIPACLTQVFFFIFFASSEILLLSVMSYDRYLAICRPLHYFYIMQWKMCVQLALGVWTLGMIYSLVHSLITLRLMFCDSNIVQSFFCDLSKLFQISCTDVFINVLLIFLLGGLLGTASLLMTFIPYILLFSTVIKIKRNNNSFKALSTCSSHLTVVFIFYGTLIFSYFRPSTSYHYKADRLISMFYTTFTPLLNPLIYSLRNHELKAAIQRIYKTYVL